Proteins from a genomic interval of Candidatus Methylacidiphilales bacterium:
- a CDS encoding transposase family protein encodes MKSYLDELTLPRRDHGKLYPLKTVIIMAIIAIIAGANEWVAIERHCRLKRD; translated from the coding sequence TTGAAAAGCTACCTAGACGAGCTGACACTCCCTCGCCGAGATCACGGCAAGCTATATCCGCTGAAGACCGTCATCATCATGGCCATTATTGCCATAATCGCTGGTGCAAATGAATGGGTGGCCATCGAGCGCCATTGCAGGCTCAAACGCGACTAG
- a CDS encoding M23 family metallopeptidase, with protein MRWVVFLVIPWICLATIFTYAILILGSSVVSSSVYFLGMRTPPIMNKAAPFFGVTYHEVGDAMKQWVLDGRHPAVTAGGNDDNYDPLADENMLYFLPNGNVGYRPIPGARPLPNRKRWFESPIDPNAAVQGGLVRFPINQAYVRITSKYGDRRTDTDFHNGIDISMYSGTPLRPFAGGLSQVVAVGYMEGGYGHYVVLSHGSGNDRVLTLYAHLSSVHVQPGQVIGENDTIGLSGNTGNSTGPHLHFEVIRMGENGIPVNISPCELPSFAESAPEGAC; from the coding sequence ATGAGATGGGTAGTTTTTTTGGTAATTCCCTGGATTTGTTTAGCAACTATTTTTACATACGCCATTTTGATACTGGGTAGCAGTGTAGTTTCGTCTAGTGTTTACTTTCTCGGTATGCGTACTCCGCCAATTATGAATAAAGCTGCTCCTTTCTTTGGTGTAACATATCACGAGGTGGGTGATGCTATGAAACAGTGGGTGTTGGATGGGCGACATCCGGCTGTGACGGCTGGCGGAAATGATGACAATTATGACCCTCTTGCAGACGAAAATATGTTATATTTCTTGCCGAACGGCAATGTAGGTTATCGGCCAATTCCAGGTGCACGACCATTGCCAAACAGAAAACGCTGGTTCGAAAGTCCTATCGATCCAAATGCAGCTGTACAAGGAGGATTAGTGCGTTTTCCCATCAACCAAGCTTACGTTAGGATCACGAGTAAATATGGTGACCGGAGAACTGATACAGATTTCCACAATGGAATTGACATATCTATGTATTCAGGCACACCGCTTAGGCCTTTTGCAGGGGGTTTATCGCAAGTTGTCGCAGTTGGATACATGGAAGGGGGATATGGCCATTACGTTGTGCTCTCGCATGGTTCGGGGAATGATCGCGTGCTTACGCTTTATGCACATCTTTCAAGTGTACACGTTCAACCAGGCCAAGTGATCGGAGAAAATGATACTATCGGTTTATCCGGGAATACGGGTAATTCTACAGGGCCTCATCTTCACTTCGAGGTTATTCGTATGGGCGAAAATGGTATCCCGGTCAATATTTCACCATGTGAATTGCCAAGTTTTGCTGAGTCTGCACCTGAGGGTGCATGTTAA